In the Mycolicibacterium thermoresistibile genome, one interval contains:
- a CDS encoding helix-turn-helix domain-containing protein, producing the protein MKKTNKSREQLMQELRTAYENGASIRSLVASTGRSYGSIHAMLRESGTTMRSRGGPNHRSRRAS; encoded by the coding sequence ATGAAGAAGACCAACAAGTCCCGAGAGCAGCTGATGCAGGAACTGCGCACCGCCTACGAGAACGGGGCCAGTATCCGGTCGCTGGTGGCCTCCACCGGACGGTCATACGGGTCGATCCACGCGATGCTGCGCGAATCCGGCACCACGATGCGCAGCCGGGGCGGACCCAACCACCGCAGCCGCCGGGCCAGCTGA
- a CDS encoding ABC-F family ATP-binding cassette domain-containing protein — MITASGLEVRAGARTLLSLDDGQVLRVQPGDRIGLVGRNGAGKTTTLRILAGEGEPYAGTVTRTGDIGYLPQDPKQGDLDVLARDRVLSARGLDTLLAELEKQQVLMAEVVDDAARDRAVRRYGQLEERFAALGGYAAESEAGRICASLGLPDRVLTQPLRTLSGGQRRRVELARILFAAADSGSGGGAGTTLLLDEPTNHLDADSIGWLRTFLQNHTGGLVIISHNVELLAEVVNRVWFLDAVRGEVDIYNMGWHKYLDARATDEQRRRRERANAERKAAALRAQAAKMGAKATKAVAAQNMLRRAERMLAALDDAPVADKVARIKFPTPAPCGRTPLVAKGLTKTYGSLEVFTGVDLAIDRGSRVVVLGLNGAGKTTLLRLLAGVETPDAGQIEPGHGLKIGYFAQEHDTLDDHATVWENIRHAAPDSGEQDLRGLLGAFMFSGPQLEQPAGTLSGGEKTRLALAGLVASAANVLLLDEPTNNLDPASREQVLDALRSYVGAVVLVTHDPGAAEALDPQRVVLLPDGTEDFWSDEYRDLIELA, encoded by the coding sequence GGTGCAGCCCGGCGACCGGATCGGTCTGGTCGGACGCAACGGCGCCGGCAAGACCACCACCCTGCGCATCCTGGCCGGGGAGGGCGAACCCTACGCGGGCACCGTCACCCGCACCGGGGACATCGGATATCTGCCCCAGGACCCCAAACAGGGCGACCTGGACGTCCTGGCCCGGGACCGGGTGCTGTCTGCCCGCGGTCTGGACACGCTGCTCGCCGAACTGGAGAAGCAGCAGGTCCTGATGGCCGAGGTGGTCGACGATGCCGCCCGCGACCGCGCGGTGCGCCGCTACGGCCAACTCGAGGAGCGGTTCGCCGCGCTGGGCGGTTACGCCGCGGAGAGCGAAGCCGGCCGGATCTGCGCCAGCCTCGGGCTGCCGGACCGCGTTCTCACCCAACCGCTGCGCACCCTGTCCGGCGGTCAGCGCCGCCGGGTGGAGCTGGCCCGCATCCTGTTCGCCGCCGCCGACAGCGGATCGGGAGGCGGTGCGGGGACCACGTTGCTGCTCGACGAACCGACCAACCACCTCGACGCCGACTCGATCGGCTGGCTGCGCACCTTCCTGCAGAACCACACCGGCGGGCTGGTGATCATCAGCCACAACGTGGAGTTGCTCGCCGAGGTGGTCAACCGGGTGTGGTTCCTCGACGCGGTACGCGGCGAGGTCGACATCTACAACATGGGTTGGCACAAGTACCTCGACGCCCGCGCGACAGATGAGCAGCGGCGGCGCCGGGAACGCGCCAACGCCGAGCGCAAGGCCGCCGCGCTGCGCGCCCAGGCCGCGAAGATGGGCGCAAAGGCAACCAAAGCCGTTGCCGCGCAGAACATGCTGCGCCGCGCCGAACGGATGCTGGCGGCGCTGGACGACGCACCGGTCGCCGACAAGGTGGCCCGCATCAAATTCCCCACCCCGGCCCCGTGCGGGCGCACCCCGCTGGTGGCCAAGGGCCTCACCAAGACCTACGGATCGCTCGAGGTGTTCACCGGGGTCGATCTCGCCATCGACCGCGGATCGCGGGTGGTGGTGCTGGGCCTCAACGGCGCCGGCAAGACCACACTGCTGCGGCTGCTGGCCGGGGTGGAAACCCCCGACGCCGGGCAGATCGAACCCGGTCACGGACTCAAGATCGGCTACTTCGCCCAGGAGCACGACACCCTCGACGACCACGCCACGGTGTGGGAGAACATCCGCCACGCCGCCCCGGACAGCGGTGAGCAGGATCTGCGTGGGTTGTTGGGGGCGTTCATGTTCAGCGGTCCGCAACTCGAACAACCCGCCGGCACGCTGTCCGGCGGGGAGAAGACCCGGCTCGCGCTGGCCGGGCTGGTCGCCTCGGCCGCCAACGTGCTGTTGCTCGATGAGCCGACCAACAACCTCGACCCGGCGTCGCGCGAACAGGTGCTCGATGCGCTGCGCAGCTATGTCGGTGCGGTGGTGCTGGTCACGCACGACCCGGGCGCCGCCGAGGCGCTGGATCCGCAGCGGGTGGTGCTATTGCCTGACGGCACCGAAGATTTCTGGTCCGACGAGTACCGCGATCTCATCGAGCTCGCCTGA
- a CDS encoding aconitate hydratase produces MSKGNTKGSSLNSFDARGTLTVGDRKFDIYRLSAVPGTDKLPYSLKVLAENLLRTEDGANITKEHIEALANWDPNAEPSVEIQFTPARVVMQDFTGVPCIVDLATMREAIAELGGDPEKVNPLAPADLVIDHSVIADLFGRPDAFERNVEIEYQRNGERYQFLRWGQGAFNDFKVVPPGTGIVHQVNIEYLASVVMDRDGVAYPDTCVGTDSHTTMVNGLGVLGWGVGGIEAEAAMLGQPVSMLIPRVVGFKLTGERQPGVTATDIVLTVTEMLREHGVVGKFVEFYGEGVAAVPLANRATLGNMSPEFGSTAAIFPIDEETISYLRFTGRSEEQLALVEAYAKEQGLWHDPQRQPQYSEYLELDLSTVVPSIAGPKRPQDRISLNEAKSAFRRDLADYVDDGEHSTEYTKLDEAVDETFPASDPVRNTEFADNGTPAHVHSAAVEPTGRPTKRVRVKSDELGEFELDHGAVVIAAITSCTNTSNPEVMLGAALLAKNAVDKGLATKPWVKTTMAPGSQVVSDYYEKAGLWPYLEKLGFYLVGYGCTTCIGNSGPLPDEISKAINDNDLSVAAVLSGNRNFEGRINPDTKMNYLASPPLVIAYALAGTMDFDFESQPLGKDSDGNDVFLRDIWPSQQEIEDTIRSAISQEMFTKNYADVFKGDERWRSLPTPSGSTFQWDPESTYVRKPPYFEGMSAEPAPVSDITGARVLALLGDSVTTDHISPAGTIQPGTPAAQYLESHGVQRKDYNSYGSRRGNHEVMIRGTFANIRLRNRLLDAIVEGGVSGGYTRDFTKGGEQAFIYDAAQNYAAQNIPLVVLGGKEYGSGSSRDWAAKGTALLGVKAVITESFERIHRSNLIGMGVLPLQFPQGQSAASLGLDGTETFDITGIEALNEGRTPKTVKVTATKEDGSKVEFDAVVRIDTPGEADYYRNGGILHYVLRNMLESK; encoded by the coding sequence GTGAGCAAAGGAAATACGAAGGGCTCTTCCCTGAATTCGTTCGATGCGCGCGGCACGCTGACCGTCGGGGACCGAAAATTCGACATCTACCGCCTGAGCGCGGTGCCCGGCACTGACAAACTTCCCTACAGCCTGAAGGTGCTCGCCGAGAACCTGCTGCGCACCGAGGACGGCGCCAACATCACCAAGGAGCACATCGAGGCGCTGGCGAACTGGGACCCGAACGCCGAGCCGAGCGTGGAGATCCAGTTCACCCCCGCCCGCGTGGTGATGCAGGACTTCACCGGCGTTCCCTGCATCGTCGACCTGGCCACCATGCGCGAGGCGATCGCCGAGCTCGGTGGCGACCCGGAGAAGGTCAACCCGCTCGCCCCCGCCGACCTGGTGATCGACCACTCGGTGATCGCGGATCTGTTCGGCCGGCCCGACGCGTTCGAGCGCAACGTGGAGATCGAGTACCAGCGCAACGGTGAGCGCTACCAGTTCCTGCGCTGGGGGCAGGGCGCGTTCAACGACTTCAAGGTGGTGCCGCCCGGCACCGGCATCGTGCACCAGGTCAACATCGAGTACCTGGCCTCGGTGGTGATGGACCGCGACGGCGTCGCGTATCCGGACACCTGTGTGGGCACCGACAGCCACACCACGATGGTCAACGGCCTGGGCGTGCTGGGCTGGGGTGTCGGCGGTATCGAGGCGGAGGCCGCGATGCTCGGCCAGCCGGTGTCGATGCTCATCCCCCGCGTCGTCGGGTTCAAGCTCACCGGTGAGCGGCAGCCCGGGGTGACCGCCACCGACATCGTGCTCACGGTCACCGAGATGCTGCGCGAGCACGGTGTGGTCGGCAAGTTCGTCGAGTTCTACGGTGAGGGTGTCGCCGCGGTGCCGCTGGCCAACCGGGCCACGCTGGGCAACATGAGCCCCGAATTCGGTTCCACCGCAGCGATTTTCCCGATCGACGAGGAGACCATCAGCTACCTGCGGTTCACCGGGCGCAGCGAGGAGCAGCTGGCGCTGGTCGAGGCCTACGCCAAGGAGCAGGGGCTGTGGCACGATCCGCAGCGTCAGCCGCAGTACTCCGAGTACCTCGAGCTGGATCTGTCCACGGTGGTGCCGTCGATCGCCGGGCCGAAGCGTCCGCAGGACCGCATCTCGCTCAACGAGGCCAAGTCGGCCTTCCGCCGCGACCTGGCCGACTATGTCGACGACGGTGAGCACTCCACCGAGTACACCAAGCTCGACGAGGCCGTCGACGAGACCTTCCCGGCCAGCGATCCGGTGCGCAACACCGAGTTCGCCGACAACGGCACCCCGGCGCATGTGCACTCGGCGGCGGTGGAGCCGACCGGGCGGCCCACCAAGCGGGTCCGGGTGAAGTCCGATGAGCTCGGCGAGTTCGAGCTCGACCACGGCGCGGTGGTGATCGCGGCGATCACGTCCTGCACCAACACCTCTAACCCGGAGGTGATGCTGGGTGCGGCGCTGCTCGCCAAGAACGCGGTGGACAAGGGCCTCGCGACCAAGCCGTGGGTGAAGACGACGATGGCCCCGGGCTCGCAGGTGGTCAGCGACTACTACGAGAAGGCCGGTCTGTGGCCGTACCTGGAGAAGCTGGGCTTCTACCTGGTCGGTTACGGCTGCACCACCTGCATCGGCAACAGCGGTCCGCTGCCCGACGAGATCAGCAAGGCCATCAACGACAACGATCTGTCGGTGGCCGCGGTGCTGTCGGGCAACCGCAACTTCGAGGGCCGGATCAACCCGGACACCAAGATGAACTACCTGGCGTCGCCGCCGCTGGTCATCGCGTACGCGCTGGCCGGCACGATGGATTTCGACTTCGAATCGCAGCCGCTGGGCAAGGACTCCGACGGCAATGACGTCTTCCTGCGCGACATCTGGCCGTCGCAGCAGGAGATCGAGGACACCATCCGCTCGGCGATCAGCCAGGAGATGTTCACCAAGAACTACGCCGACGTGTTCAAGGGCGACGAGCGTTGGCGCAGCCTGCCGACCCCGAGCGGCAGCACCTTCCAGTGGGATCCGGAGTCGACGTATGTGCGTAAACCGCCGTACTTCGAGGGCATGTCGGCCGAGCCCGCACCGGTGTCGGACATCACCGGGGCGCGGGTGCTGGCGCTGCTGGGCGATTCGGTGACCACCGACCACATCTCCCCGGCGGGCACCATCCAGCCCGGCACTCCGGCCGCGCAGTATCTGGAGTCCCACGGCGTGCAGCGCAAGGACTACAACTCCTACGGTTCGCGGCGCGGTAACCACGAGGTGATGATCCGCGGCACCTTCGCCAACATCCGGCTGCGCAACCGGCTGCTCGACGCCATTGTCGAGGGCGGGGTGTCCGGTGGCTACACCCGCGACTTCACCAAGGGCGGCGAGCAGGCGTTCATCTACGACGCCGCGCAGAACTATGCGGCCCAGAACATTCCGCTGGTCGTGCTGGGCGGCAAGGAGTACGGCTCGGGTTCGTCGCGGGACTGGGCGGCCAAGGGCACCGCGCTGCTGGGTGTGAAGGCCGTGATCACCGAGTCGTTCGAACGCATCCACCGCTCCAACCTGATCGGTATGGGTGTGCTGCCGCTGCAGTTCCCGCAGGGGCAGTCGGCGGCGAGCCTGGGTCTGGACGGCACCGAGACGTTCGACATCACCGGGATCGAGGCGCTCAACGAGGGCAGGACGCCGAAGACGGTGAAGGTGACCGCCACCAAGGAGGACGGCTCGAAGGTCGAGTTCGACGCGGTGGTCCGCATCGACACCCCGGGCGAGGCGGACTACTACCGCAACGGCGGCATCCTGCACTACGTGCTGCGCAACATGCTGGAGTCCAAGTAG
- a CDS encoding TetR/AcrR family transcriptional regulator: MPRVTDDHLAARRRQILDGARRCFAEYGYEQATVRRLEQATGLSRGAIFHHFKDKDTLFFELAREDAERMAEVASREGLIQVMRDLIAAPEQYDWLTTRLEIARKLRNDPEFHRGWSELSAELAAATTARLRRQKQAGRLRDDVPGEVLRTYLELVLDGLVARLASGDDPEKLSAVLDLVEASVRHQGSE, encoded by the coding sequence TTGCCGCGGGTGACTGACGACCATCTGGCGGCGCGCCGTCGGCAGATTCTCGACGGCGCCCGCCGCTGTTTCGCCGAGTACGGCTACGAGCAGGCCACGGTGCGCCGCCTGGAGCAGGCGACCGGGTTGTCGCGAGGCGCGATCTTCCACCACTTCAAGGACAAGGACACCCTGTTCTTCGAGCTGGCGCGGGAGGACGCCGAGCGGATGGCCGAGGTGGCCTCCCGCGAGGGGCTGATCCAGGTGATGCGGGATCTGATCGCGGCGCCGGAGCAGTACGACTGGTTGACGACGCGGTTGGAGATCGCCCGCAAGCTGCGCAACGATCCGGAGTTCCACCGCGGCTGGTCGGAGTTGTCCGCGGAGCTGGCGGCGGCCACCACGGCCCGGTTGCGCCGCCAGAAGCAGGCCGGCCGGCTGCGCGACGACGTGCCCGGAGAGGTGCTGCGGACCTACCTGGAGCTGGTGCTCGACGGGCTGGTGGCCCGGCTCGCGTCGGGTGACGATCCCGAAAAACTCAGTGCGGTACTGGACCTGGTGGAGGCGTCGGTGCGCCACCAGGGTTCGGAGTGA
- a CDS encoding PPOX class F420-dependent oxidoreductase, whose product MPVTFDDIATSDYILLTTFTKDGRPKPTPVWAAPDGDGLLVITQEKSWKVKRIRNTPRVTIAKCDMRGNPTSEPVEAVATILDKSRTGEVYDAIGKRYGLLGKAFNFFSKLRGGMRTNVGLKIRPAGT is encoded by the coding sequence GTGCCGGTGACCTTCGACGACATTGCCACGTCCGACTACATCCTGCTGACCACGTTCACCAAGGACGGCCGGCCCAAACCCACCCCGGTGTGGGCGGCGCCCGACGGCGACGGTCTACTGGTGATCACCCAGGAGAAGTCCTGGAAGGTCAAGCGCATCCGCAACACCCCCCGCGTCACCATCGCCAAATGCGACATGCGGGGCAATCCGACCAGCGAACCGGTCGAGGCCGTCGCCACCATCCTGGACAAATCCCGCACCGGGGAGGTCTACGACGCGATCGGCAAACGCTACGGACTGCTGGGCAAGGCGTTCAACTTCTTCTCCAAGCTGCGCGGCGGGATGCGCACCAACGTCGGGTTGAAGATCCGCCCGGCCGGAACCTGA
- a CDS encoding Rv1476 family membrane protein, translating into MTAPVLPAYIPDELCTTLGIEADRDLNPDAPEACLDALNADLQDDHVSAAGLEPEQLDELQQVVADARADGIDLKVVVIDQNPWMDTALRDVATEVGINHPDATVLVLSPSFAGTYSTTYDRVTLEAGEDYAKAVPGNPAAATQAFVDQLQAPQFPWTGLTIALVILVALAMAATRALQVRARRTAPPSTPESTPAP; encoded by the coding sequence GTGACCGCACCTGTGCTGCCGGCCTACATACCCGACGAGTTGTGTACCACCCTCGGCATCGAGGCCGATCGGGACCTCAACCCCGACGCCCCGGAGGCGTGTCTCGACGCGCTGAACGCCGATCTGCAGGACGACCATGTCAGCGCCGCGGGGCTCGAGCCCGAGCAGCTCGACGAGTTGCAACAGGTGGTCGCCGACGCCCGCGCCGACGGCATCGACCTCAAAGTGGTGGTCATCGACCAGAACCCGTGGATGGACACCGCGCTGCGCGATGTCGCCACCGAGGTCGGCATCAACCATCCGGACGCCACCGTGCTGGTGCTCAGCCCGTCGTTCGCCGGGACCTACAGCACCACCTACGATCGGGTCACGCTCGAGGCGGGGGAGGACTACGCCAAAGCGGTGCCCGGGAATCCGGCGGCGGCCACCCAGGCGTTCGTCGACCAGCTGCAGGCGCCGCAGTTCCCGTGGACCGGGCTGACCATCGCGCTGGTGATCCTGGTCGCCCTCGCCATGGCCGCCACCCGCGCGCTCCAGGTCCGCGCCCGGCGGACGGCCCCGCCGTCCACCCCGGAATCGACCCCGGCCCCGTGA